One genomic region from Methanonatronarchaeum thermophilum encodes:
- a CDS encoding V-type ATP synthase subunit F, whose translation MKVAVVADEDTVTGFKLAGVKEASVAKEGDEFEDALYELSDEIGIVITTERIAEENRESLKRFRDRRDVFPIIVEIPDKHGSTQSQLQEMVKKAVGVEIDLEDI comes from the coding sequence GTGAAAGTAGCTGTAGTAGCAGATGAAGATACAGTAACCGGCTTCAAACTAGCCGGAGTGAAAGAAGCCTCGGTTGCAAAAGAAGGAGACGAGTTCGAAGACGCTCTATACGAATTAAGTGACGAAATAGGTATAGTGATAACAACAGAAAGAATTGCAGAAGAAAACCGAGAATCACTTAAAAGATTTAGAGACAGACGAGATGTATTCCCAATTATAGTTGAAATACCTGACAAACATGGGTCTACACAATCCCAGTTGCAGGAAATGGTTAAAAAAGCTGTTGGTGTCGAGATAGATCTAGAAGACATCTAA
- a CDS encoding V-type ATPase subunit has translation MKETGISSLEFSLGRVRAKKAKLISPQKMTEIAQTDTVSEAIEMLKDTEYSENISKDEDYFDVDRELSNHLLEEENNIAKYSPEILKKVFREYMNRWDVQNLKVALRAIKEKDHEYREFLIKTDSELYKLIDDIAESENYKEAAEKLKDTEYEFLVPILQEIDEEHDGLIEPEVLLDLKLYENIMDKVTRSDTRVKKYFEKHNQNIEKYFGLLVDRVNVETVLRSIRDEMEPEEVEEFLINPYQIDMDTLLTMAEYDELGNAVLELKDTYFETLAELHDCDCPEVIEEASIKLDKLQKKTAMEIYRDEPLGPGVILGYLALKRIEIQNLRKIFTYKNAGIGYEDIKEVLVL, from the coding sequence ATGAAAGAAACAGGAATCTCTTCACTAGAATTTTCTCTTGGTAGGGTAAGGGCGAAAAAAGCGAAATTAATTTCGCCACAAAAAATGACAGAGATCGCTCAAACCGACACTGTGTCTGAAGCAATAGAGATGTTGAAAGACACAGAGTACAGTGAAAACATATCGAAAGATGAGGACTATTTTGATGTAGATAGAGAACTCAGTAACCACCTTCTTGAAGAAGAAAACAATATAGCGAAATACAGTCCAGAGATACTTAAAAAAGTATTCAGGGAATACATGAACCGATGGGACGTGCAGAACCTCAAAGTAGCATTGAGAGCGATTAAAGAAAAAGACCATGAATACAGAGAGTTCTTAATAAAAACAGATTCAGAACTATACAAACTAATTGACGATATAGCTGAATCAGAAAACTATAAAGAAGCAGCAGAAAAACTCAAAGACACAGAATACGAGTTCCTTGTTCCAATACTACAGGAAATAGACGAAGAACACGATGGACTCATAGAGCCAGAAGTACTGTTGGACCTAAAGCTATATGAAAACATCATGGACAAGGTTACACGCAGCGATACCAGAGTAAAAAAATACTTCGAAAAACACAACCAAAACATCGAAAAATACTTCGGATTACTAGTCGACCGCGTAAACGTTGAAACGGTACTCAGATCAATAAGAGATGAAATGGAGCCAGAAGAAGTCGAGGAATTTCTAATAAACCCATACCAAATAGATATGGACACACTACTCACAATGGCTGAATACGATGAATTAGGAAACGCAGTGCTAGAACTCAAAGACACCTACTTCGAAACACTCGCTGAACTGCATGACTGCGACTGTCCGGAAGTAATAGAAGAAGCATCAATCAAACTCGATAAACTACAGAAAAAAACAGCAATGGAGATATATAGAGACGAACCATTAGGGCCAGGCGTTATACTAGGATATCTAGCACTAAAAAGGATAGAGATACAGAACCTAAGAAAAATATTCACATACAAAAACGCTGGCATAGGTTACGAAGATATCAAGGAGGTCTTGGTACTGTGA
- a CDS encoding helix-turn-helix domain-containing protein has protein sequence MNRSYKYRPYPSEQDKQELEKHLELCRQIYNHFPEELNAADNILGKGLAEVTSAETATSTDNKHQIQFCDVSASCVIETGNPFHTKAYPRYGSG, from the coding sequence ATGAATAGGAGTTACAAGTATCGTCCCTACCCTTCAGAACAGGACAAGCAAGAACTGGAAAAACATCTTGAACTGTGCCGACAAATCTACAACCACTTCCCTGAAGAACTCAACGCAGCAGATAATATTTTAGGTAAGGGACTTGCCGAAGTTACGTCTGCGGAGACTGCAACCTCTACAGACAACAAACACCAGATTCAGTTCTGTGATGTATCTGCAAGTTGCGTCATCGAAACAGGAAACCCCTTCCACACCAAGGCATACCCGAGGTATGGTAGTGGGTAG